One part of the Sciurus carolinensis chromosome 4, mSciCar1.2, whole genome shotgun sequence genome encodes these proteins:
- the Znf703 gene encoding zinc finger protein 703: MSDSPAGSNPRTPESSGSGSGSGGGGKRPAVPAAVSLLPPADPLRQANRLPIRVLKMLSAHTGHLLHPEYLQPLSSTPVSPIELDAKKSPLALLAQTCSQIGKPDPPPSSKLNSVAAAANGLGAEKDPGRSAPGAASASAALKQLGDSPTEDKSSFKPYSKGSGGGDSRKDSGSSSVSSTSSSSSSSPGDKAGFRVPSAACPPFPPHGAPVSASSSSSSPGGSRGGSPHHSDCKSSGAGGGGELDKKDQEPKPSPEPAPVSRGSGGEPGAHGGAEAVASGRKSEPPSALVGAGHVAPVSPYKPGHSVFPLPPSSIGYHGSIVGAYAGYPSQFVPGLDPGKSGLVGGQLSGGLGLPPGKPPSSSPLTGASPPSFLQGLCRDPYCLGGYHSASHLGGSSCSTCSAHDPAGPSLKAGGYPLVYPGHPLQPAALSSSAAQAALPGHPLYTYGFMLQNEPLPHSCNWVAASGPCDKRFATSEELLSHLRTHTALPGAEKLLAAYPGASGLGSAAAAAAAAASCHLHLPPPTAPGSPGSLSLRSPHTLGLSRYHPYGKSHLSTAGGLAVPSLPTAGPYYSPYALYGQRLASASALGYQ, from the exons ATGAGCGATTCGCCCGCTGGATCTAACCCAAGGACACCCGAaagcagcggcagcggcagcggcagcggcggcggcgggaaGAGGCCGGCGGTGCCGGCGGCGGTGTCCCTCTTACCCCCGGCGGACCCCCTGCGCCAGGCGAACCGGCTCCCTATCAGGGTCCTGAAGATGCTGAGCGCTCACACCGGTCACCTCCTACACCCGGAGTACCTACAGCCGCTGTCCTCCACTCCCGTCAGCCCCATTGAG CTGGACGCCAAGAAGAGTCCATTGGCGCTTCTGGCCCAGACCTGCTCGCAGATCGGCAAACCCGACCCTCCGCCCTCGTCAAAGCTCAACTCGGTAGCGGCGGCTGCCAACGGGCTGGGAGCAGAGAAGGACCCTGGCCGCTCCGCCCCGGGCGCTGCCTCCGCTTCAGCGGCCCTCAAGCAGCTGGGGGACTCCCCCACTGAGGACAAGTCCAGCTTCAAGCCCTACTCCAAGGGCTCTGGTGGCGGCGACTCCCGCAAAGACAGTGGCTCCTCCTCGGTGTCCTCCacttcttcctcatcctcctcgtCCCCCGGAGACAAGGCAGGCTTCAGGGTCCCCAGCGCCGCCTGCCCACCCTTTCCCCCGCATGGAGCGCCAGTCTCGGCCTCATCATCCTCATCCTCGCCCGGCGGATCCCGCGGCGGCTCCCCGCACCACTCTGACTGCAAGAGCAGCGGCGCGGGTGGCGGTGGGGAGCTGGACAAGAAAGACCAAGAGCCAAAGCCCAGCCCAGAGCCAGCGCCTGTGAGCCGAGGCAGCGGTGGGGAGCCTGGTGCACATGGTGGTGCCGAAGCTGTGGCCTCTGGGCGCAAGTCAGAGCCGCCCTCAGCTCTTGTGGGGGCCGGCCACGTGGCGCCAGTGTCACCCTACAAACCAGGTCACTCCGTGTTCCCGCTGCCGCCCTCCAGCATCGGCTACCATGGCTCTATCGTGGGCGCCTACGCCGGCTACCCGTCTCAGTTCGTGCCTGGCCTGGATCCTGGCAAGTCTGGCCTTGTGGGAGGCCAGCTGTCTGGGGGCTTGGGCCTGCCACCTGGCAAGCCCCCCAGTTCAAGCCCGCTCACGGGggcctccccaccctccttcctGCAGGGATTATGCCGCGACCCCTACTGCCTAGGAGGTTACCACAGCGCCTCACACCTCGGAGGCTCCAGCTGCTCCACTTGCAGCGCGCATGACCCAGCTGGGCCCAGCCTGAAGGCTGGGGGCTACCCACTGGTGTACCCCGGGCACCCGCTGCAGCCTGCCGCTCTCTCGTCTAGCGCCGCTCAGGCAGCGCTTCCCGGCCACCCACTCTACACCTATGGCTTCATGCTGCAGAACGAACCGCTGCCACACAGCTGCAACTGGGTGGCGGCCAGTGGGCCCTGCGACAAGCGCTTCGCCACCTCGGAGGAGCTGCTCAGCCACCTACGGACTCACACGGCCCTGCCTGGCGCCGAGAAACTTCTGGCCGCCTATCCCGGGGCCTCCGGCCTGGGCAGCGCTGCCGCTGCGGCTGCAGCCGCAGCCTCCTGCCATCTGCACCTCCCCCCGCCCACTGCCCCTGGCAGTCCCGGGTCGCTGTCATTGCGGAGTCCACACACTTTGGGGCTTAGCCGGTACCACCCCTATGGCAAGAGCCACTTATCCACAGCCGGGGGCCTGGCCGTGCCGTCCCTCCCTACAGCTGGACCCTACTACTCGCCATACGCGCTGTACGGACAGAGACTAGCCTCAGCTTCGGCTCTCGGATACCAGTAA